One Brachyhypopomus gauderio isolate BG-103 chromosome 15, BGAUD_0.2, whole genome shotgun sequence genomic region harbors:
- the LOC143476133 gene encoding uncharacterized protein LOC143476133, which produces MAACSSTQGESSAKSSVLQRLKAKLKKGRKGCDQHLSDRSSALGNKYAFKDSRRLEMGWLHFQGGQYRQVRTKNGGGTRHLSCQKKTSVEELLCVGKDLFFPKGISSKGPTDKFVFEIRDFSQSTIPPETTLCQIYEESKLRMVRLYLCSKQVDTEEGPSLVISSDTDSDFQPDESTKKKKRKACPFKRKPKPGTETCVHENEKLDGHESFSSDHEIHESEHEEQNEFLTSSPVTLAIYTSFEDPEIQFGEVCDDNCSDLLSTISWHSQNEEAILNDQPLAVASSAHPLAAMDEPASVKEVWKVKIRRVNVIQDMLDIFMDPKVLDVTLRFEFVSEKAFDDDGVSREAYTAFWEEFLEQCEGEEERVPESKQATNRKVAQILKPSKEFLNQHEQVVLNHLMRYVRSVDQRRLESFLRFCTGSNVMCKDKIEVTFNNLAGLSRRPVAHTCGAVLEVPCTYNSYPEFRMEFDNILSANCFAMDIL; this is translated from the exons ATGGCTGCTTGCAGTTCAACTCAGGGAGAATCAAGTGCAAAGTCTTCAGTTCTGCAAAGATTAAAAGCAAAGCTTAAGAAAGGCAGAAAGGGGTGTGACCAGCATTTATCAGATAGATCATCTGCCCTTGGCAACAAGTATGCATTTAAGGACAGCAGGCGCCTGGAAATGGGGTGGTTGCATTTCCAGGGTGGACAGTATCGGCAGGTACGGACAAAAAACGGTGGAGGAACAAGACACCTAAGCTGTCAGAAAAAAACTTCGGTTGAAGAATTACTTTGTGTTGGCAAAGATTTGTTTTTCCCCAAAGGCATCTCATCCAAAGGCCCTACAGATAAATTTGTTTTTGAAATTCGTGATTTTAGTCAAAGTACCATACCACCAGAAACCACATTGTGTCAGATATACGAAGAAAGCAAACTACGGATGGTGCGCCTATACCTTTGTTCAAAACAAGTAGATACCGAGGAGGGGCCATCCCTTGTCATTTCTTCAGATACAGATTCTGACTTTCAGCCTGATGAGTCtacaaagaagaagaagagaaag GCCTGTCCATTCAAAAGGAAACCAAAACCAGGGACGGAGACTTGTGTTCATGAAAATGAAAAGCTTGATGGTCATGAAAGCTTTTCTTCAGATCATGAAATACATGAATCAGAACATGAAGAGCAAAATGAG TTTTTAACTAGCTCACCAGTAACCCTGGCTATCTACACATCATTTGAAGACCCGGAGATCCAGTTTGGCGAAGTATGTGATGACAACTGTAGTGATCTTCTTTCCACAATCTCATGGCATTCCCAAAATGAG GAGGCAATCCTGAATGATCAACCTCTTGCTGTTGCgtcatcagcacatccactggcagcCATGGATGAACCTGCAAGTGTGAAAGAGGTCTGGAAAGTTAAGATAAGacgagtaaatgtaattcaagATATGTTAGATATTTTTATGGACCCTAAAGTTCTCGATGTAACCCTACGATTTGAGTTTGTCAGTGAGAAGGCATTTGATGATGATGGCGTTTCAAGGGAGGCCTACACAGCCTTTTGGGAGGAGTTCCTGGAGCAgtgtgaaggagaggaggagcgaGTGCCTGAGTCAAAGCAGGCAACAAACAGGAAAGTAGCACAGATTCTGAAACCATCCAAGGAGTTCCTGAACCAGCATGAGCAAGTGGTCCTAAATCACTTGATGCGTTATGTGCGAAGTGTAGACCAGAGGAGACTTGAGAGTTTTCTGCGATTCTGCACAGGCTCAAATGTAATGTGCAAAGACAAAATTGAAGTAACTTTCAACAATTTGGCAGGTCTTAGTCGCAGGCCCGTAGCGCACACATGTGGTGCTGTTCTTGAGGTGCCATGCACATATAATTCATATCCTGAATTCCGTATGGAATTTGACAACATTCTCTCTGCTAATTGCTTTGCAATGGATATATTGTAG